Within Spodoptera frugiperda isolate SF20-4 chromosome 22, AGI-APGP_CSIRO_Sfru_2.0, whole genome shotgun sequence, the genomic segment TCGTGACGAAGCGTGGCTCTCTCATACTTGAAATCACGTCAAAATACCCCATGCCCGGCAACTACGTTTgcaactactcgaccaacgcgGCTATCTAGTTTAAATCCAAATTACAATGTTAAGTCTTAATTGTCATATTTTCATGcaaaaattacaaaactaatttactttataattagTCTCAATTAGGCTAATAAAAACAGGAGATATTTCCAGCAAAATGTGAAaagtagaggtgcacatattTTTGTCGTTAAGTAACATGGAGTGTGAAAATAATACTCGCCCTATTACTAAAAATCtttatgatttattatattatctatttacatacatatttaacctcacgcctgtcgcacatgggggtaggcagagacaatagaccgccaattactacgaatcttacatgtGTACTttttttcatgcatactcgtcggttaaggatTCTTTTAATAGACAAAAGCATTAATGGTCAAAATTGCATCAGAATAATCCAACCACAGTTGATTCACAAGATCGCtgcttattaaaataatagggATATAcactaattttctaaaatatcgaAATAGTTATTATTTCTTGTTTACTGAATTTAGTAGGTATGCATAGAAAATTACAAGAAGTTATATAGATTCAGTAAATATGTAATACGTAatgacataacaaaacaaacttactttcgCATTATTTGTAGCCGCTACTGGGCTCCTGtgggtcatagcgtgatgttttataacctatagccttcctcgaaaATGGCCAATCcgatacataaatattttttgcaaatcgAACTTAAACGAGATTAGCACAAATACTCTTAATTagaactttatattattacatacttaaGATAATggttgtatacaatgtgataggcgtgggacttctaacccgttaaggctgagcactacatctaattttatcgacaaaaaaaataatacgggggttgaacccctaattgaaaatataggaaaatagtgattttttcggtaagaataattcacaaattatttttttctcaccaaaacattatcaaacatatgaaaaaagtaatgaattagttagccaaggttattagctaccgtttgtcgttttttcaAGTCGTTGGACCaagtttctacgacgcatacaacctttgatatcaaaaaaagtaaaaaaaatattaaaatggccataatttttagggggaggggattcgaccccttcgacccaggacttttgtcgttaaaattagatgtagtattcagccttaacgggttagaagtctcgcccctatcacattgtatacttaTTACTAGCTTTcagcccgcggcttcgcccacgtgtaattcggttatatatagcgttttttaatgatctcgacagggctttttcttccacaggctgaaatcttggtattccagggaaatcaagggcaaacctcaaatttacaggcaattacgtttttgacaatttcatagatctgtttaagtatttgcgtctgatagtcatcatcccatgtgaatgagctgatgatggaaggtacaactcctcaacggttaggagttgaaagaaaattcttacgaagttatacgtacatgtgaggctattaggttgacctgataataaaaagtaaatctcattaacgttaagaatttaggtgaaaatggatgcggacaaatttcgtctcttcactggtttccttttagctgtttgtatgggtagtgttaacacaaaatagggatttaaaggcgtgatgttattaatgttatgcatgtatgtacataattatgtatgttattatgtatgttaaagagaagactgaaagttgtcatacaaagtcttttttttaaggatgggaaatcatcatatgacctctcccgctctgggtggaacggaagggagtgtcagacttttactgactaaaacccacctcgttccttcagttgccctttgcgttccggggccacggtatctcgttagaactttcccgcagccccggctcagtttatcccgtttccccccccttgggggttgacatttcaaaaatcccttcttagtgctcacttatgttactaaaggaacctctgttcaaaatctcagactcctataccgagcggtttcggctgtgcgttaataaatcagtcacccaatcgcccccctaaatcacgattggagggtagtttgaaaaaacttataatgtgaaacatatttacttgcctatgtacgtgttcatgccaagtttcaagtttataaacccaaggaataagatttttcatagaaacgtttttaccccttttccccccttgggggttgaatttccaaaaatcctttcttagtgctcccctacatatcccaaggaacctacattccaaatttcagctgtctacgaccagtagtttcgactgtgcgttgtctggcagtcagtcactcagtaacagaagagttttatatatatagataattgtgatttaaaaataaaacaaccatcaaaaacatcctgtaaaaaagcccaagtctcgcacctcagtttttctaccgtaaaaagttgtgagatccatgtaataccaagtcggttattttatttagtccctacttaagggaccttctgtcttaagttattatgtaaattgttatcatatagataatattacatcactacataatacaaaacaaagtcgcttcctctatccctatgtccctttctatgcttaaatctttaaactacgcaacggattttgatgcggtttctttaatagataaagtgattcaagaggaaggtttatatagataataataggtacatgacatgcataatatatcactactGCACCCATGCGAACctggggtgggtcgctagttacattatacgttttaaataaaatagatcgacttggtcATCGTAATTCGTAATCATGAAGtagactaaacaatataatattgtgaCTATAAaacgcaacgtcatgccttttatccccgaaggggtaggcaaaggtgcacattacgacaagtaatgcactatacaatgtacacccacttttcaccatttgtgttaaaagtcccatgtaatagggctaTATACCGGGcgcaattccaaactccgtgctattactgagaaaatttcgaaaaaccgaaaagagcccagcaatactttgcccgacccgggaatcgaacccgagacgtcTAGTCCGGCTTGTATtgtgacttaaaaataaaataataattgtataaaatgaACTCACAGCTGTGTAGCAGACGAGCAACAAGATAATACTGATTCGCGACATGTCGCCTCTCGTAATGATTCGCAGCATCGCGCGTTGTTTCATTTATATTCGCGGtccgtgttatttttttttataacaacaacATACTTAGCTTACGTTGTGTGTGACTAAATTTTAGGATACGCGGTGACATATTTGGCTGAATGGaggtgtattttgtatttttttttttttagtttgtagtTTTTAGTAATATGCATTCTTGTCTTTGCATGGAATACCATTCTAAAGGTCCTAAGCCCTATCATGATcggagcttcggactacctaacgggtttaccggggctccggctcgacgggcaggagtaggaacggggtggtttttagtcagtaagagtctgacactccctctcgcctcacccaaggcgggagaagtcattggatgattttccccctcaaaaaagccctattatgatcatcatcatcatcatcaaccggAATACGTCCGTCTGTTGAACACAGGTTCTCCACTTCATCACACTTCGAACCATCATTTTAAGACAAAGAATTCTAGATGCACATGCATGAGGGCGATTCttcataaaaaaaggttatttaaaaaaagcactAAAAGCCAACGGCGTcgttatcctcaaccaaaagttaacaattctgctgattgaaacacaaaatttggtttcaataaatgaaGCTGTGTCAccgctctcaaccaatccaataaaaataaggatgataagaTACCACtgtgcttaataacgcgggagaatattgatttattaaataaaagttcaaGTTTTGTGTCCAAACTCCCATAACATAACGTAACGTAAAAATGTTGTTGGTTGCCacgaaaacaatatttttttggttcCTAAAACAGGATTCTTAAAGGGACAAGTCATAATATCGTAAAAATAAGACGATTTAAAGCAGGTTTTTGTGTAAAACATAGCTTTTTTTAACCCTTTAATCAGCACTCTTTCAAAAAGAATCATCAGTAAGGGATGATGGTAACACCAGTATAAGATGACTGTtaaatgtgtggaaagatcatacaaagcgagaccatggcaAACTGGCTTTTGTATGTGTAGTGCTTACAATGGCCAGCAGGTAAACCTACACCAATCTGTCAATTTTTGTCATTGGATTTCCGACTTTATGCTAAAGTAATAAAGTTGAGAATCGAATTTTACAGAAAGGTGTAGGTTGACCTGCTGCTATCTATGAGTTTTTCGACACAACCTTTGCTAGTAAGAATcctgttttttagttttttgttgaaCTTTTTCATTTCATGACAACTTTCTCGGTTCGTCTTTCGTTTGTacgttgaatattttaaataagggTTGATTGTGGTTTGGAGTTTTTAACTAGCGTTTTGTGAAGTCAGATGTATGAATATAGGTTCCAGTCAGTTTTAGCTGGAGTATCGACAATAATAACGACAGGAATCGGTCGTTAAGTCATATTAATTGGCATGTATGTAATGGactaattatgtttattataactatcgtaagaTACATATTAAGTTAACTAcaaaaaaaacacagtttaaTGACATATATGGAATGGGAAAAGCTCTACGGGTTTTTAGTTATACAGGATtatagggactcttcatcataagcagcctCCCGTCTCGCCCAACGCGGGACGAAGTCGCGCAGATGACTTTTCGACGATCTTACAAAACTGCCAGTTTGAGCTGGCAGTATCGATTAATAATAACGACAGTAATCGGTCGTGGTCATTGATTATTATGAAATAGATTAATTACTCACATTTGTGTCATTTTTAACGTTAGCGTAACGTTGTAAAAGGATTTCTGTATAAACCTATAATACTTTTGCCTTTAGGTATCAAACCAAAGACCCCCTGGCAGTCACGCTTGCAACCACTGGACCTACGAGGCAGTAATGGCAGTTAATAgtgacaaataaaacaaattctacAATTTAATACacttttattatgtataaaaaatctgaattaTTAAATACTTGGTTATCAATAAATGGCTTGGCATTTCTGATAGCTTAGGTTAACCTAGCtcgaagtaaaataataataaatacttatacaatCTCTATTAATACTGTATGAGTATGAAACCGAAGAAAAAACCTCTTGATTCTGAAGTCCAATaagaatatctttttttatggtataagccggtaaacgagcagacggatcaccagatggtaagcaatcgccgccgtccatggacacttgaaacaccagaggcgttacaagtgcgttaccggccttttgggggttaggaaattaaggattgttggggaattggggttgggaagattgggaatggagggtaattgggcctccgtcaGATTTCGGCGGTACCCTTTTCAGATTTTGGTGAAATATGGTGATCAGATAGACCATGATGATTTAAATATTCTATACAGTATATTCACTTTACTTTACTACTCATcagctaaataaaaaaactacctaaaaaacacaacacaaaaagccctgtaacaaaaaaacgaaataaaaaaaacacagtcCCTTTAACGCCACGAACATAACACAAAAATGCTTAGccatttaccaaaaaaaaagttgagaacaacgccatctatttcTTAGTTAGCGCACTACTATCTTCTAAGGAAACGAAGTTCTTTTCGATTTCGCCGGAACTGAGCCTGTTGAAGTGTTTTCTCTTGTCGTCTTTAGAATGGTGTTTCTTATGGGAATGGGAGCCTTTACCCTTTCGTTTCTTGTGTGAgtgtttcttctttttcttgtcTGTGTCCTCTAAGTTGTCGGAGACGACTGCGATATGCACTGGGACTTTGGACCTGCGGTTCTCTACTGGAGCCATATAGGTCAGTGGAGGCTCCTAATAAATAGACAGGCTATTATCATCAATTATGCTATCAGTTCTTTTACTACGTAGATTGTGTGAGTTtttcagtgccggcgttaggggggcgatggcccagggcgacaaattctggggggcgccaaggtctgaagttggagtctcttgcctctcccGGTGCCAACCCTCAGAACTGtgctctacgctctgtgcatatgcatatttattattgagattgagattttttttttgatggattTTTTGAGGGTTTATGGTCGAGGAGCAACTCTAACGACAAGCAAGTGACTTagctaatataattttacttgggatcagccaaaaactaacacttgatattgcttccctcaagtgggcgccacaatattttcgccagaggtatcagtggcccttacgccggacGCACTggattttttcatttatttaaagggcTTTGTCTCTTAGAGACCACATCGCCCAGTGCGGGATAGACAAAATGAGGTGACTTATAACACGTACGTTGCTAACTTACGGTCTATATAGCACTAGATTATACAAATGTTTTGCTTTATCGGACACTGGAAAAGCATGGATGGAATTAGATTGTGGGTTATTCGAAGTTAAAGCTGTTGTTATTTTCCACACTTCCTGATAGAATAAACTTCTTTAATGAGTTTGGAAGTCTCGACAATCGACCGGATTTTGTCGTTAGGAATATCGAGACTGCCACCCCATACTTATCTAGAAGGGGAATTCTGGAATTGCCAATGCATAAAattccaatagaaaaataatgtatgattgtgttttattttcattatttattctatttataactaCGGCAGTTTGTGCATTCGATATTAGCTCGAGTCCCCAACAATATATTTCAAGATACTGCAAGGAGAGACTCAGTAGACTTTCAATTATATTCTTAAGCAAATAAGGTCCAAACTATAAAGATTCAACAATTACTATTTCAAGATACATGAGACTACACGGTGAGACTCAGTAGACTTTTAACTATACTCGTAAGAAAATAAGGtcctaaatataaaaatccaaCAATTACCTTAGGTGGGGAGTTTCTCCTGACGACACTGTTGCTTGCGTCGCTGAAATATCCGGTGAGATTAGTGTCTCCGATAATAAGTGGCGGTTCAGCGGTACCGTCTGATGCGGCATGCAGATACTTGCTACCTTGGTTGCTAAGCACCGAGAACCTTTAACAGAAATTAGTTTCATACGTATACATGTTATTGGATCATAATTGGAAGGACATATTAATAGAGAGAACTAGAGAACTAtctcaggtgagatagcggccaaacgtcgacccattaaatgttaaaaaaaactcttatgacttaatttaaaccacatatttgttatcatgttggctgacgatatacgatttttttattgaatatggggcaaacgagcagacgggtcatctgatggtaagcgatcagcgaaACTCATGGACACCCActacaccagaagagtcacaagtgcattgccggtcttttagaAAATAGtaagctcttttcttgaaggtatgAAAGTGGTATtggttcggaaataccaccgACTTTTGATTAGATGGTATTTAGCTTTGAATCAGGCTCCTCCCTCCTCCGCTCTGAGGTTGTATAACTATTACCTTTTGTAGTTTTCACCATCTGGATTGTGTCGTTTCGGATCCTTATGATGTTTATGTAATTCTTCCAGCTCAGCTGACATTCTGAATAAATataggattaaaaaaaacatagatgtTACACTCCAAACTCCAAAATTGGTATAATATAGGGCTGGTATAATATGGTAGTATCGACACTAATAACGATCGTATTTTGTATACGGTCGTTAAGTCGataattactttaaaagattttctGTTCTATGTTGTTCTAAAATTCGGAATCTGTTATTGACATTACTGACTTAGCGACCGATTTCTTAACTCCCAACTTTAAAgttaaattagaaaatattttaacccTTTAAATAGTATAACTGTTACCCCACATTAGATCACAGGCACTTCAAGTCAAGATTAtgctagaaataaaaattactatcgAAAAGGAGAATTTAGTGGAGCTAGTTAGAACAACATGTTCAGTTAATACATTAACCGCCATATAGGGCAAAAATGACCTGCGCTAGCGTAGAATTTagcttcaacagatttttgttggcagtcaaagtattaaagggcgaaaaatgataattaattttaaaaaatccagCAAAGCCTTCGACAAGGAATCACCTCACCTATCTTTTTGAAGCTTTTCAGCACTGGCTTCAGCCCCAGGTTTCCCTTGATGTACCTTTTCACTCATTTTCTGAACGACACTCTCAATATCTCTCATTCTTGTGCCTATAGCGTCTACTAATGCTTGTAAATTAGTTGGTTTCTCCTCATTAGCACTCATTAAAGCGGTCATTCCTTGACTTTTGGGCTCTGGTAGATCTTGAGGTTGAGTGTCTTGAGCATGATATGTCTGTGGTTCCTGTAAGAGATCCATCTATAATGCGAAAggattattataatgttattggtTTCAAATCTGACAACAAATATAACCAAGAATGTAGAATGGAGTTACGCTCATTGAATTGTGGAGAAAAACATAGTCGACGTCAATAGCTCATGACAGTTTACGCCTGGGAACACCTAGACTCTACATAAAAGGGGTTTAATTAAGGATTATAGGTATCAGGTATCTggaactgcggactatctagcgggtttaccagggctttggctcgaaaggcaggagtagaaacagggtgctTTTGAatctgtaagagtctgatactcgtCTCGCCTCgttgggagaagtcattggatgatttccccccccttaaaaaaaagttaaaggtATTTCTGTTGCCTggtttctgtcaaatgtgtagttcctTAGTCAGCTTTTACAATACCAGTGACAAGATTAGGATTGAAGACAAAGGCATTTTACTTTGCACTTACCAGTATTTAAAATTGACATTGATACATGTGTAACACTTACGCTAAGTCGATTTTCTACGTCCAAACCGTCATGGTGGGGGTCATTCCACTGGTTCGGAGGAACCTCGGTCCACACTTGGTGGTGACTACCCTGGAAGGAAACATGAGTACTTCTTTCAACTCAGCTGGCGAGAGTTTATGAGACAGTAAAGGCTTTTgatttttattctcttcaaaCCAACCAGAGATAGGAATTTTGAGTCTCGAATTTatgtcttactgccgtactcaaaaacatttaagaacacttaaactattcctcagtaacgatttttttatgaaaacaatggctaaggactgggttgagtAGCCATTAAATGAATATATGTACGAGCATTAGCATTAGCAATAAAATCGCTTGCTAGGTCATTCAGTAGAAGatttttgaactttatttctaaaaatcatATTgatttggtataaaaatatactgactGACTGTACtagtaactaactaaaaagcatgtaaaaagtaTCATACGCACATGTTTAGACGATGTTTTCTGCGAATCAGCATAGTTATTGGCGAACAATCTTTCTTCGGACGTTTCAGGAGGCtgcaaatattttgaagatataAAAAATCATGCAGAATGGACTGTTCGAGAGGAAGGCAGAGACCGGTCGAGAGCCGGACTGTTCTACCTACCTCTACGATTGGCAGGCAtgaaaatagtaatattttacgtacctaaaaataaaagaaatcatcCATTGTATTGCTAGAATACTTACCCACTTTATGCAAATATTAGGGGATGAAGACGGTGATAATCGCTATAATATGTGTAGTTATACAGAactctatacaatgtacaccatttgtgctataagtcccatgttatagggtgaccctattgccatatactgggcacttccagacttcatgctattactgtttttatttacgaaaaaccgaaaaagccccgtaatactttgcccgacccggaaatcgaccAAGCAAGACCCCTTGTCCTAGTCATACTTGcgaaatatgcacctctgcctaccccatcggaaCGTGACGTAACGCGTTACGGTAAGCCTTTTAACGTATTATTTGGTTCTAAAATAGATTTTCTGTTCAATTCGAACTAAATTCCAAGTAAGAGTTTCAAAAATTATGTCAAAGCTAAAACTCACTTTATCAGTAGTCGTCGGTACTTCTTCAACCTCCTGTATCTCAGGCTCTATAcgtttctctctctctttctcctTGATCTCTTTCTGTTCTTCCTCGAAGTACTGCGCGGGAGTCGACGGGGTGGTCTTGCGTGCGCGCTTGTGTCTGGAGTTTTCATGTTTAGATTGAGAACGCCTGTAATCCTCGAAATGAGAGAGGCTAGTGTACTGTAGTCGTACACAGAGTTACTTAACTTCAGTAAGGGGATCACCACGTCTGTGTCAGTGATGAAGGGAGAGGAGGAGGGAGAGCCGTTCTTCCTGCActaataggccggctcgaccggagtgataccacggcctcacagaaaaccgacgtgaaacaacgcttgcgttgtgtgagtgaggttgccggaggcccaattaccccccttcccaatcctcgattccccaacaactcttaagttcctaacccccaaaaggccggcaacgcacttgtaacgcttctggtgtttcgggtgtccatgggtgacggcaattgcttaccatcaggtgatccgtctgctagtttaccggcttataccataaaaaaaagatttcattCTTTTCATCACAGGTATCTAATATGACAGTTAATCAGACATCAAGGGCATATAATATTTGCAATGAGAATATCGGTCAACTCCTCTGCTGTTCATTTCATAGTTTCCTCTATTCTTGACACAGACGtgatgtaaaacaaataagatACAATCTCACCTCGAGCTCTCATATTTCTTGTGCGAGGTTTCCTTTATTTCGTTATTTGTCGATAATGCGATCTGTAATGTAGAGAAAGTTGATATTTTGTAGCCACactagttatttaataaaacgctATAATTATGGACTACTAGATAGTAGTCTCATAATCCGCCGTATCTGATTCTCTATTTCCGTCTCGCATTTCAATATTTCTAAGCCCCATCTCTGAAAACTTAACGCGGAATAACCTTAATCGATTGTAGTAAagcaatattttagttttgaataCCACATTATAAAGCTCATTTATTAATGTGCCACGTATAACTGCACACTAATAAAGTCGCTTTATATTTTATCCCTATATGACTAAGGGACATGGGTAAATTCAGTGGCGTGTTATTGGAGCCTTATTTTATTCGGTAGAAGATGGAAACgagccacatcttcgcttcgccgtcctggcagtaagcgggttagTGGcacctgatctggagctgcgaactacctagcgggtttaccggggctccagctcgaaaagcagtagtaggaatggggtggtttttagtcagtaggagtctgacactccctctcgccgcgcccaaggcgggagaagtcattggatgattttcccccgcaaAAAAAGCGGGTTAGTGGcaaaacgcagacttatcaatgcTAAAATAAAGAGAAGATCCATCAGCGGGATTCTTGTCGGCCAATCAGTGCGCTTGTGGGCGTGTGTGGTTCCCATCACAGTTAGATTACCACGATGTCTGGGGGCGGCATGGCGGCCTTGGGCTCTATTTCATTGCAGTCAGGGTCAGTAACGGGCTTCTTGCCTGATCGTAGCACCTTATCATGGCCGGCGTCTTCGTTTTCCGACAGCTCGTACACTGGGCCTTGTTCGTTCGTCCTGGAAAAAAGTTGAAGGAGTAATCAGATCAGAGTCATTAGAGAAGATTAGAAGGAACAGGCACCATATTTAATAGGccatgcggcctacgatggagcacgcctatcTATAAGTAAACTATTCACTCAAGGCTGGTAGTAAATTGGGTACAGCCCAAAGGAAATTGTATTTCTATGGCCGAACTAAAAGTGTCTCGGAtttgattcccaggtcgggaATGATTACAAAAGTTAAGAGAGTTAGAATCTACCGGTTATTGTGTCAGATACATGGCAATGTGTTCATCCccgttttcataattatatctaACTATTGTGGTGAATAGTGGATGTTTAACTAAGCGACCAATTTTGGTCGTTATCAATGTCGAGGCTACCGGCTGAATGGCTATAGgagtagttttaaattattttttctagccggatttttttttatcccaTTGTCATTAACCACTCTAAgctcatcataattattaatatttgtagcACAAATTCAGGTTAAGATTCTATTAGTCTAAGTTTTATAGGCGAACAATTTGATATATTTTCCAATTAACACttgtatcaaaataatgtttaaccaATAGCTTAATTAGCTATAATGAAACAGGCATTTAAACTAAAAGGATAggttaatgataaataaaaattcaaaatataatcacaacaatttttatttaacataaccATTCCATtcttacacaatattaaaaatattaaaactaaataacctATACGAGGAGACCTTTCAATGCTTATAACTCCCTGTATGCCATAGTCTATACTAACCAACAAAAAGACTAAAAAATTGTTGCCCTATCTACActcttgttgactggacaatgtCTACACTAAATAAGCTACTGTTCATTACTCAAGATAATTcttaaatagaaattaaaaatggagtttcttgctcgttcttctccattcgaagctacactttggagtaagcacttagcttcactgacggacaattcaatttgacgtttcaaaagtgcttaacataggattaattgaaataaatgctttgactttgactttaaaataagGAAGTGGCCAATCAGCAGTAGATATCTTATGACGATGAGGACAGGAGATGGCAAAATGAGGTATATCTCAGTTAATCAGACTAGTGGCATGCAGAAAGCTAAAACACTTACTTGGGGAGGAAAGTGGAGTCAGCTGGCGGTGGCTTCTTCATCTTGTACATGTGACTCCACGGTGCCGCTGGCAGGACCTCCCAAGGTTGGCCCAGCACCCTCGTCCATACTTCTCCGCGAACTACCACCAGACATCTGGAAATGTCATATTGTGGGAGTCAGAACTTCTGAAgtgatatatttgtttacacaaGAATTGTGCAaaaagacatactaaattaattattatgttgtcggcttactcaaaatcgccgcgtcgtgtgtcgcggaatgctggtcataaatatgagcctctagcatagcttgaaactagtcgagttcctcatcaaacagttacgtgagtaagccgataacattataattaaaaaggtTGTTGTTATGTATCGTCTAAAGTTCTTAAAATCCAATGTTTTATTCAAGTATCCCTCAAAAGATCAGGTTCTTATTTCTCTCACCTGAGACGCGTGCAGCAGAATGGGAACTGCATGTTGGTGTCTTCCACCACTTCTTCGCATTCTATCGCCGACTCCGGGGCTTCGACTCGCTTGCATCTGAATAAAAAAGATAcataagtatgggagagccatgcttcggcactg encodes:
- the LOC118279896 gene encoding uncharacterized protein LOC118279896 isoform X5; this encodes MILLILGFLAAVTASPAADKESYKDQYCTDPRTMRKHAAYTEWADAYSCTRHRCQPGGRNLAIYTVGCKRVEAPESAIECEEVVEDTNMQFPFCCTRLRCLVVVRGEVWTRVLGQPWEVLPAAPWSHMYKMKKPPPADSTFLPKTNEQGPVYELSENEDAGHDKIALSTNNEIKETSHKKYESSSLSHFEDYRRSQSKHENSRHKRARKTTPSTPAQYFEEEQKEIKEKEREKRIEPEIQEVEEVPTTTDKPPETSEERLFANNYADSQKTSSKHGSHHQVWTEVPPNQWNDPHHDGLDVENRLSMDLLQEPQTYHAQDTQPQDLPEPKSQGMTALMSANEEKPTNLQALVDAIGTRMRDIESVVQKMSEKVHQGKPGAEASAEKLQKDRMSAELEELHKHHKDPKRHNPDGENYKRFSVLSNQGSKYLHAASDGTAEPPLIIGDTNLTGYFSDASNSVVRRNSPPKEPPLTYMAPVENRRSKVPVHIAVVSDNLEDTDKKKKKHSHKKRKGKGSHSHKKHHSKDDKRKHFNRLSSGEIEKNFVSLEDSSALTKK